In the genome of Salmo trutta chromosome 39, fSalTru1.1, whole genome shotgun sequence, the window CTGTGTGCAGCTCCAGGGCTTACCCTTTTCCTATTGCACAGATCATGTACACTATTTCCCTCACACAATTCACGACACAAAACACCTAaggaaaaaaaaatgaaataaactaGGCTGAGACAGATTGATTTTAAAGGGTATGTAGTCTACGTTTTACTCTGGAATAGACTACACTGAACAGTTGGAGACGTGATGCTGCCTGCACTCTGCGGTGAGGACAATTCACGGTGGAGTCTGGCAACAACTGAATCCCCCACATCATAACCTCTTCTGAAACAGCAATTATATGCTGATATCGCTAATGACGCCTGCTTGGAGAACTGAACAACTCCAGGCTCGTTTGACAGCTGGTTATCTACCTGACTGTGTTTTCTCCCTGGTTCAATGTGCTGCAGGTGAGCATTTGAGCTCATTAGAGTACCTTTTAATTAGTGGCACAATGAGCagatcattttagagaatttgagaggagaggtggggggggtagagatggagggagagagagagggagagagagagagaaaggggttaaagatggggagagagagagagggggggggaggggagaggataaACCGGAGGCTTAAAAACTAAACCACAAGTGGCTTATCTATTTACCTGGAAACCAGGCTTTCGCTGGTATTTTCTCCTCTGCTGCATCTCAGCAAAGGTAGCTGCTCCTGTTGCATAAGTGTAGGCCATGTGTGGTAGGAAGCTCATCTGATCCAGCCCTGGGTATGGCCTCAGCCCAGGCATGCTGGCCTGCATTGGAGACATGAAGGTGGCAGGTGGGAACGCGGTCTGTTGCGGAAGCGACGTGTACATCGGTTTGGCACCGAAGGGGTTCATCCCGAACAAGGGACTGGTGCTTTTGTTGAAGTCTCCATTGAGGTGGTTCTGGCCTCTGGCTTCAAACTCCTTCTTGAGATAGGCCAGGTTAAGTGGCTCTTCGAAGTGTTCTCGTGGGGAGGGAACACTGGAGTGGTCATGGTGGTTCGTACTGTTTAGTTTAGGTCTGCTCTTCACAGTCATGGCGTGTTTGGGCTCCTTCATGAGCTTTGGCAGTGACAGGTCCAGTGGTTGTTCAGACAGGTTCATGTTGAGATTCAGGTCCTCAGACATCAGGCTGTTTGGAGTATATGAGCTACTCTGGGAGTTTTTGGAAGATGTGGAGGAAAGGTTCAAAGGAGACGGTGTGCTGCTCCTTGAGAGGTGGTCCAATTTGGAGTGGTCACCCATGTGTTTGGTGTGTCCACTGAACGTGTTGGCTTTCATGAGTCTGAGTTGGTTCTCACAGTTGTTGACGTTGTTATGGAGCTCTGCAATGGAGGGGGACATGATATGGTGGTCACGGTTGCGGTCACGGTCATTAGCCTTGATCAGGGATACTGGGGATCTAGCTGCCATTGAGTCTTTAGTGGGAGCGTGGTTATGGTTGTTTGAGGCTAGAACTATATCTGCATGGTTGTTTCGTTGTTGTTCTAGTGGTGGAGTTCTTGGGGTGCTGTACTGGTAGACTTTCCTCTGCTCGAACCACTCTTTGACGAATTCCTGAGGAAGGCCGACCGCTATGGAGATCTTCAGTAGTTCCTCTGAATTGGGCTCCATGTTCATAGCGAAGTAGGCCTTGAGCACTGACATGTGGTCCTTGTACGGGTTGATGGGGCTTTTCTCAGACAGCATGGACGAGAGCAGGAGGGCATGCTTCTCAGTAAACATCCCCTGTTTTGTGGGCATAAGGTTCTCGCTAGTCTGGAGAACTGTCTTGATCTCCTCATTCATTTTACACAGGTAACGTTCATGCTGATGCAAGGGAATTGGACCTGGGAAGGCTTCTTTGCAGTATTGGCAAGAAAAGGGTGTAAACATAATGTTGTTCTCATGCATCTTATCCTCTGTACCTAAATCTAGCATGTGGTTGGATTTCTCACGTTTGATAGTGCTAATTTGTCTCTTTGAGTCCGTGGTCAAGCTCTGGAGACAAGCTTTGGCTTcgttcactttttctaatgtgtAGTCGATGATGCTTTTAGTGGCACCGTTATGGCTGACGACTGGAAGACCAACCTGGTGACCCCCCTGTGACGCCAGTCCCTGTTTCTGCTCCTCGATCTGGTTCCCAAGCTCCTTCATGTAAGCCTTGAGCCTGGAGATCTCCTCCGGTTTGCAGTCCATCTTCTGCCTGCACACAGTGTTGTCCACGATCTGGAGCACCTTCTGGACCTCGCTCAGGTTGTTGCTCAGGGACGGGTAACCAAGGAGCTGTTGTTCGATCCCCACCCCCAGGTGCTGCATGGGGCTCTGGGCTGAGCAGTGGATCCCTAGCGGGCTGCTATTTCCCCCCATCCCTCCGTTCATGAAGGGCCCAGGTGCGCCGAAGCCATGGGAGGCCATCATGAGTTTGTAGTCGTTGAAGTCTAGTGGTTCTGTTTTGATGTTCAGGTGGTGGTTGTTCTGGTCCTGGTGGTGGCCCAGGGGCTTGCCGTTTCCGTTCTCTAGCTTGTGTCTCAGCTGGGTGATGGCGGTGTTAGTGGGGGAGGACGAGGCTGATGTAGGGGAAGAGCCTGTCTTCATGTTGTTGCGCATCCTCCCGTTGACTGCTATAAGGCCGATGCACTTCTTGCTGCTGATGTGAGAGCTGTAGGAGCCTGAGTGGGAGAAGCGCTTCTTGCAGTTCGGGCATTCGTATGGCTTCTCACCTGAAAGAGACAACGTATACTTTTAAAAAGATCTGCCATGAACACATTTAGAATGGCATAATGAACGCACATATTCTCAATTATTAATTACAAGTGGGCTAAGGGAAAATGTATCAACAATGAACACCTTTAATGAATGCCAAATTAAAGTGTAAACACTGAACTGCTCAATTGTGAGATTGGCAGATAGAAGGAAACAAAGTAGCTCAAGTCATCCATTGgaacagtgggagagagaaaagaaaaaggCAATCGATTTTTGtacaccctgtgaagttcaccgCAGTCTTAAATCAAGGTTATGCTTATTCAAAGAGGAGTGCACAGGCCCCCttgctacccaccactgtgaaTCCGCAGGTGTTCCTTCAGATGGTGCTTGTATTTGAAGGCCTTGCCACATTCTGTGCATTTGAACTTGCGgttgccagctccctggttcagCAGTTGGTGCTATAGAGAAAGAAGCAGGTATTGACATGAGTTCTGCTAACAACATTACAGGGGAAAAAGAGTTCACTAAATAATCACAATCAGCCCTCGGTGCAATCGACCGACAAGCCAAATGTCTCGCGTTGCTACACAGCCCATCTTGCCTCTTTCTACTTCCAACTCCAATGAGAGAGTACAAGAGTGGCGCTGATAACAGAGGGAATCACATACCTTTTCATTTCCTGGCTCTCGAGCCCAGGAAGCATGCCTTTAGAATTTGGCagccaataaaataaaataaatgaaagggGCTCTTTTTTAATATAGTTTCCCCCTCATTAGAGACAAGCAATCTAATCTTATTCATTTGGGGTAATCACTCAAAAGATATTCTGACTATTTCACAAGAAGTCCTTCCCTGTATTTCACATACCTACATACAACAGTAATTATACATGAAGAAACATTACATTTCCATAAATGTTGAAATGTCTTAATTGGAACAGATTCCCACTAATCATTTGAATCCTCAAACGTCTCTTTAATAATCTTAGACTATGCTGGATAGGATGGGCCTAGGCCTTGATTCTCTGTTCAAAGGTAAACATCAGTTGCAGCCCCTCCAATTTGCAATTCAAACAGGGGGAGGCCTCTGCCTGTTTAAAAATCCaaatataatagtaataacaacaacaataacagtgTACGTGTAAATGGGGGGCATACCAGGCGTGCACAATTAATTCTGAGTGGGAGGTGAACATGTTAAATGCTTAGGCAATACAAAAGATCTCTCAGCAGCACTCGCTACGCAGGCAGGCATAGCAGAAAGAAGCAGCCAGCGTCCTGATCCAGCCTGACAACTGCTGGGGTGTGCTGACTCTACCCACATTCCTGGGGAGACAGATGGCGTAAGGGAGGACACAGGGAGGATTGTTCAAACGGCAGCAACCTTCAAAGATCGAGCAGGAGTGGGTCTGTCTGTCGGTGGGGCCGCCAAGCGCCAGTCAGGGACCCCACCGCTCGTATGTTGCTGAGTTGCATAAACAAACAGCAACAGCTGCTTTGGCTCCCGCTGCTTCCCTCTGAGGACCGCAGTAAACTTTAGTTGTGCCAATAAGATAAAATCATTCTCTAACCCTAATTGTCAATGGCACCAACACCGgcaaatgtgttttttggggaGGGGGACTTGCTATCCTACATGACTCAGGGAAGGTTAGGGATGGGATGTTGGATGTTGTTGTCGGGGCGCATGGGCTGGGTATTCAAATATTATTGGCTCGTATTAATGACACATTTTCTCTTGATTGGTTAATTGGACAAGGAGAGTTATAGGTTATTTTAGAATTTTGTATGGTGTTTATGGCGAGGGCATCTTTTCCTAGGTAGAGACAGCTCTCACAGGACATTGGATTGGGACTTGCCTGTAAGCGATGCCACAATGATTCACTAACTTCACAACATATTTTactttctttcttctttcttttttACCCCAAGAGGACTTAACTTGTCACTACCGGTTTTGTTCAGATTCACTTATTTTTAAACATGGTTGGCAAGCAAATGTAACGTCTATGAATAGAAGGTGTTTTTTCTTCCACACAGGGAGTTGGATGTGATGCATGGAAATTGCCAACAAATTCCCAGGTtagtttatataaaaaaaaatacattgagaGTGAGTGAGACTCAATAATAAGTGTACATGTTGATTCTGTTTACGCAATGTAAGGTAAATGGTGGAATGTATGACATAGTACTGCATAAAGGAAACGCTTGATTTTAAAGAACATAAAATCTACTAGTTGAAGTGAAATTGAGGAGCAGATAAAATGTCTCAATTGGAAATTAACATAATCATTCGATCGTGAACATAAGACGGCAAAATCATATCAGACGGGGCCATCAAAAAACCATTTAGGGCCTCAATTAAAGTTATTACCATTAAAAGATCTGCATCTTCAAAATGTCGTGAAAAATTAATAATGACTGCCAATCAAAATTATATAATTTCCTCCAAGGGATCATAGCACATTAGAAATGAAGTGATAGGGGCATATGATCCTGAAAGTGATTGAAAAGTGTAACCCCCCCAAAACAAACGAGGGCATATGATCCTCACCTGATCTCTGCCGGGCTTGTGCGTGGCCATATGTCGCTCAAGCTGAGTGCGGTAAGCAAACGTGTAGTTACACAGGGGGCAGGCAAAGTTCTCCTCGTTCTTCTCGTGGCGGTACTTGATGTGCTCCTTGAGCGATGTCAAGCGCTTGTAACCCCGGTCGCAGTAGGGGCAGGTCAACAGTTGGGCGAAAGCATCTGGAGTTCCAGGTGGCAGGTCTGGGTAGGGGAGacggggggggagagaaaggaagggggGTTGGGGAGAGAAAGCGGTCCAAAAGGTCAGCAAATCAATGGCAGCTAATGGGCGTACTGCCCGGAATGGTATGGGAGGTATCACTGCAATCTGCTCTACAGAGTACCATCGTCTCAGGCTGGCATCCAtgccctgacacacacatacacatacatgcacacgcacacacacacacacacacagactctgccCCCTCCTTTTTTTATATCACATACTAAGACGTGAAAATTCACACGTACTAATTTGAATGAGCTTTTAACTGACCTATACACTTGAGAATGTGTTGTATAACATACTTTTATCTTAAGCAATTGTGTTTTATCTTTGACTTTTGATTTAAGACACAAACTAAACATGATATCTAACTCTTACACTGATATTTTACAAATGTCAGTCTGAAATAAAGCACCTTGACCTGGTTTTTAAGAACACTACCTTCACCCACCCTCCCCCCTCGTCCTTCCTTGCTCCCCTTAACCATAGTCCCCTCGCCTAATTGCTTTCAAGTGGCTTATTTAATACCATTTTTTTCCCCACACTTTCATAATTTCTGAAGTACGTATCATAAATCCATTCTAATTCAATCCCTGTTCCCCCGGGGTCTGAGAGGTGTACTATCTTATTTCAGACCTCTGGCAGCTGCTGCTGCTTAAAGACTGAAGGACCGAAGGTAAACACAGAGGCATCCAGTGAAGAATCTGTGAGACCAACAGCTGCCCATGTCACTGAGCCACAGACACCGAAGAAGAGTCCAGCCACACCACTGCTGCTCTGTTCTCTTCTGGGGACGTTATGTAGCAAGAGTctcaaagtaggagtgctgatccaggatcagctcCCCCCTGTCcgtgtaatcttattcattgtgatctaaacggcaatactgatcctagatcagcactcctactctaaacCGCTTCAAACATATGGCCCTAGCTCACCCCTGTCcgtgtaatcttattcattgtgatctaaaaggcaaaactgatcctaaatcagcactcctactctaaaaCGCTTCATACATACAGCCCCTGTCCCTGGTTCTGTTCTTGCCCTCCCTGGCTGGTCTATGGATTCTTACCATTTTCCTCCTGGCCGTTTGTTTCCGACGCTTCGGGCGTGCCCAGACGGGACAGCTCCTCTCCCTCGGGTGCTTCTGGGTAAATGATGGCAGTGTCGCCCCGCTGCAGGTACTCAGCGATGCTGACCACGTGGCTGTGGCTCTCGCTCAGGCTTTCCTCCTGGAGCTTGCTACGCTTAGCGAAGAACTCCTCAAACTCGGAAGTGCAATCAACAACATTCTTAACTGAAAAGAAGAAGAGAacgagagaaggaggagggagagagagaaagagagagagagagatgggtttcaAAAAAATTCCCCAAGAGAAATGTGTGTTACAGCAAAACAGGGAACATGTCAGGTCTAAATGTGATGAAGGAACGCCACAACAGACATTAAGAATACATCTGAATTACTGTTTTATCTTGTCACACAACAGCCTCTAAAACAAGAAATATGAGTTGAAGGACCACCTTAAATGATGGGGAAAGTATTTTAGATAAACATACTGCATCTACTTGAAACATATtaccagttacacaataaatgtggGGAATACAATTTAAACTGGTCAAATGACTTCTAATTTTCCGTATCAtacttgaaatgaaaataattTGTATTTTACAATTTTGAATCTTTGAGATTATCGAAAGACATCCATCTATTTAATCAAGCCTCAGTGTTTAAGCCTCTCGattaacattttatttacacattGGGTAGCAACAGTACAAACAAATTCCCTGTGTATTGACTTCCACACAAGGGGTCAATAAAAGGGCTCTGGTTAGTTGATTGGCTGCGGAACAGATTACTGAGGACAAACCACAATGTTGCACAAAAAAAGCTTTAACCATAGTCAAGAAAATACTTTTTAAAGCCGCCTTTCTGAAATTGCTGAAGTCACACATTATGTGTTTTCTCATATTATCCAGTCCCTTCTCTTTGGGGAATCCCAAAGCTGCAGAGTAGAGATAGCTGTGGCTCCAATAGCAAACAAAGCCAATCAAAATCTGCAACCTTCATTAGTCAACAGAAGATGATAGACCCTCAAAGGTTCACGTTCATTCAAAGCTATACTATACAGCATTCCAAAAATGTGAGGCAAGTCTATATTCTGTTACCCCCTATCATATCACTGTTATAACACTTGTCACATATCACATTGTTGTGCTAAATGTTACGGGAAGTCACACAAACTGTTTTATTTGACTGGATTTAGATAGTTACTTATTTAATTAGACATTTCCAAGCCAAGGTACATTTTTATATTGTGATTTGTTTGGCAGTGATTATTTTATGGGCCCAATTTGTGAAAGGTCAAGGTAGTGGATTTGGTTGTCAAAAGTGGCATGAAAATGTCATTGGTGCCAAAGGATCTTTTATTAAATCGTATGAAACAACTGTTAACTAGGCAGCTCAATTTCCTGCATTCTCATTAGGACTTTGTGGGAACAATTTGAGAATCATCTAATGGAATTTAGAGACAAAACTGTGAGGATGCTTGAACTCTCGACGCTGGATTCACAACTCACCGTTAAACAAATATGTATCTTAAGgattaaaaatacattaaaaagatCAAATATAGACTCATTTGATTTTGCAAATGAAATGCAATTTAGGAAGTCGCTGTATTGCCAACAAGCTACAAGCTCAACCTCGTAGCGACTCCTTTGAAATGTCCCTTCTAAAATAAGAGGGGCTACTTTCTTCTCTGTAATAGAGGAAATCACCTGGATAAAAGAGTGCTTACAATTTTCATTTCTTAAATGAAATCACATGTAATCCAGTGGTGGGTTTTGTGTTCCAATGCAGTGCCACTACATTGTTTCCACGACCTTAATGTCCTGAATGGAAACATTCGCGATGTCTAAAGTTCCACACACAAAAAAGTCACCACACATGCACAGGACCGCGTGTGCAGGAATGCGTGTGCatgcacgcacgctcacacatgtgtgcgctcacacacacacatagacaaaatcaaaaaaatatataaataaattaaaagaAGAATAGAAGATTCCTAAGGAAGGATTCCCTTTATGTGGTGAGTGTTTACTCAAACGGTGCCGAGGCCAGTTGTCAGCAGCGGTCAGGATGATATCATGGAGGGAAAACTTAATGCCCAAGAGACTTGTGGGTGGAAATCAGCTTTGTTTACTTAATTAAAAATGGCAGGTAGGATTTGGTTCCACAGTTTTGTGTAGAAAGGACCATGCAGGGACACTAATGCTCTACacggacacagagacacacagccacccacaCAAGGATTGGAAGGGTGGTTGGTCTCGGCCTCGTCTTTCAAcacaatacagatgtaggatcttcatttgagccagtttgctacagcaggaaaataatcctgcagcgacaggaaatgtgaattattatgtggattataattacaTGGATTACAATACATTTTGGTCCAGGACTATGCTTAATttgtgtccgggaaaccggccctacaagttttacatttccttcattgcaggaaagttattctacaacagggtgatcaaattaagatcctacatctgtacatcaaATCTCCTCACAATGGATTAAATCAACTCACCTGTACCGTTTCCAACTGTCTGAAGAGTGGCGTCAGGCCCCAAAGTGTCATA includes:
- the LOC115179757 gene encoding zinc finger E-box-binding homeobox 2-like isoform X5, with translation MKHEIMADGPRCKRRKQANPRRKNALNYENVMDTGSETEDEDKLLVSEEDGLLNGVGSPASLNHHDAGSPRVGHTLMTKEDEDDDMRDSGVDHVWHDNDMLHASVDGTDEMKDDYDTLGPDATLQTVGNGTVKNVVDCTSEFEEFFAKRSKLQEESLSESHSHVVSIAEYLQRGDTAIIYPEAPEGEELSRLGTPEASETNGQEENDLPPGTPDAFAQLLTCPYCDRGYKRLTSLKEHIKYRHEKNEENFACPLCNYTFAYRTQLERHMATHKPGRDQHQLLNQGAGNRKFKCTECGKAFKYKHHLKEHLRIHSGEKPYECPNCKKRFSHSGSYSSHISSKKCIGLIAVNGRMRNNMKTGSSPTSASSSPTNTAITQLRHKLENGNGKPLGHHQDQNNHHLNIKTEPLDFNDYKLMMASHGFGAPGPFMNGGMGGNSSPLGIHCSAQSPMQHLGVGIEQQLLGYPSLSNNLSEVQKVLQIVDNTVCRQKMDCKPEEISRLKAYMKELGNQIEEQKQGLASQGGHQVGLPVVSHNGATKSIIDYTLEKVNEAKACLQSLTTDSKRQISTIKREKSNHMLDLGTEDKMHENNIMFTPFSCQYCKEAFPGPIPLHQHERYLCKMNEEIKTVLQTSENLMPTKQGMFTEKHALLLSSMLSEKSPINPYKDHMSVLKAYFAMNMEPNSEELLKISIAVGLPQEFVKEWFEQRKVYQYSTPRTPPLEQQRNNHADIVLASNNHNHAPTKDSMAARSPVSLIKANDRDRNRDHHIMSPSIAELHNNVNNCENQLRLMKANTFSGHTKHMGDHSKLDHLSRSSTPSPLNLSSTSSKNSQSSSYTPNSLMSEDLNLNMNLSEQPLDLSLPKLMKEPKHAMTVKSRPKLNSTNHHDHSSVPSPREHFEEPLNLAYLKKEFEARGQNHLNGDFNKSTSPLFGMNPFGAKPMYTSLPQQTAFPPATFMSPMQASMPGLRPYPGLDQMSFLPHMAYTYATGAATFAEMQQRRKYQRKPGFQGELLDGTADYMSGLDDMTDSDSCLSRKKIKKTESGKRPHQCQICKKAFKHKHHLIEHSRLHSGEKPYQCDKCGKRFSHSGSYSQHMNHRYSYCKREAEEREAAEREAREKGHLEPTELLLSRAYLQGMTPQGYPDLEDREGILREGGMNGGMRDRQKEVEGTYAKIGRREEDFEEEEEESENKSMDTDPDTLRDEEENGEHSMDDSSLDGKTETKSDHEDNMEDGM
- the LOC115179757 gene encoding zinc finger E-box-binding homeobox 2-like isoform X1 yields the protein MKHEIMADGPRCKRRKQANPRRKNEAALNYENVMDTGSETEDEDKLLVSEEDGLLNGVGSPASLNHHDAGSPRVGHTLMTKEDEDDDMRDSGVDHVWHDNDMLHASVDGTDEMKDDYDTLGPDATLQTVGNGTVKNVVDCTSEFEEFFAKRSKLQEESLSESHSHVVSIAEYLQRGDTAIIYPEAPEGEELSRLGTPEASETNGQEENDLPPGTPDAFAQLLTCPYCDRGYKRLTSLKEHIKYRHEKNEENFACPLCNYTFAYRTQLERHMATHKPGRDQHQLLNQGAGNRKFKCTECGKAFKYKHHLKEHLRIHSGEKPYECPNCKKRFSHSGSYSSHISSKKCIGLIAVNGRMRNNMKTGSSPTSASSSPTNTAITQLRHKLENGNGKPLGHHQDQNNHHLNIKTEPLDFNDYKLMMASHGFGAPGPFMNGGMGGNSSPLGIHCSAQSPMQHLGVGIEQQLLGYPSLSNNLSEVQKVLQIVDNTVCRQKMDCKPEEISRLKAYMKELGNQIEEQKQGLASQGGHQVGLPVVSHNGATKSIIDYTLEKVNEAKACLQSLTTDSKRQISTIKREKSNHMLDLGTEDKMHENNIMFTPFSCQYCKEAFPGPIPLHQHERYLCKMNEEIKTVLQTSENLMPTKQGMFTEKHALLLSSMLSEKSPINPYKDHMSVLKAYFAMNMEPNSEELLKISIAVGLPQEFVKEWFEQRKVYQYSTPRTPPLEQQRNNHADIVLASNNHNHAPTKDSMAARSPVSLIKANDRDRNRDHHIMSPSIAELHNNVNNCENQLRLMKANTFSGHTKHMGDHSKLDHLSRSSTPSPLNLSSTSSKNSQSSSYTPNSLMSEDLNLNMNLSEQPLDLSLPKLMKEPKHAMTVKSRPKLNSTNHHDHSSVPSPREHFEEPLNLAYLKKEFEARGQNHLNGDFNKSTSPLFGMNPFGAKPMYTSLPQQTAFPPATFMSPMQASMPGLRPYPGLDQMSFLPHMAYTYATGAATFAEMQQRRKYQRKPGFQGELLDGTADYMSGLDDMTDSDSCLSRKKIKKTESGMYACDLCDKTFQKSSSLLRHKYEHTGKRPHQCQICKKAFKHKHHLIEHSRLHSGEKPYQCDKCGKRFSHSGSYSQHMNHRYSYCKREAEEREAAEREAREKGHLEPTELLLSRAYLQGMTPQGYPDLEDREGILREGGMNGGMRDRQKEVEGTYAKIGRREEDFEEEEEESENKSMDTDPDTLRDEEENGEHSMDDSSLDGKTETKSDHEDNMEDGM
- the LOC115179757 gene encoding zinc finger E-box-binding homeobox 2-like isoform X4 — protein: MKHEIMADGPRCKRRKQANPRRKNEAALNYENVMDTGSETEDEDKLLVSEEDGLLNGVGSPASLNHHDAGSPRVGHTLMTKEDEDDDMRDSGVDHVWHDNDMLHASVDGTDEMKDDYDTLGPDATLQTVGNGTVKNVVDCTSEFEEFFAKRSKLQEESLSESHSHVVSIAEYLQRGDTAIIYPEAPEGEELSRLGTPEASETNGQEENDLPPGTPDAFAQLLTCPYCDRGYKRLTSLKEHIKYRHEKNEENFACPLCNYTFAYRTQLERHMATHKPGRDQHQLLNQGAGNRKFKCTECGKAFKYKHHLKEHLRIHSGEKPYECPNCKKRFSHSGSYSSHISSKKCIGLIAVNGRMRNNMKTGSSPTSASSSPTNTAITQLRHKLENGNGKPLGHHQDQNNHHLNIKTEPLDFNDYKLMMASHGFGAPGPFMNGGMGGNSSPLGIHCSAQSPMQHLGVGIEQQLLGYPSLSNNLSEVQKVLQIVDNTVCRQKMDCKPEEISRLKAYMKELGNQIEEQKQGLASQGGHQVGLPVVSHNGATKSIIDYTLEKVNEAKACLQSLTTDSKRQISTIKREKSNHMLDLGTEDKMHENNIMFTPFSCQYCKEAFPGPIPLHQHERYLCKMNEEIKTVLQTSENLMPTKQGMFTEKHALLLSSMLSEKSPINPYKDHMSVLKAYFAMNMEPNSEELLKISIAVGLPQEFVKEWFEQRKVYQYSTPRTPPLEQQRNNHADIVLASNNHNHAPTKDSMAARSPVSLIKANDRDRNRDHHIMSPSIAELHNNVNNCENQLRLMKANTFSGHTKHMGDHSKLDHLSRSSTPSPLNLSSTSSKNSQSSSYTPNSLMSEDLNLNMNLSEQPLDLSLPKLMKEPKHAMTVKSRPKLNSTNHHDHSSVPSPREHFEEPLNLAYLKKEFEARGQNHLNGDFNKSTSPLFGMNPFGAKPMYTSLPQQTAFPPATFMSPMQASMPGLRPYPGLDQMSFLPHMAYTYATGAATFAEMQQRRKYQRKPGFQGELLDGTADYMSGLDDMTDSDSCLSRKKIKKTESGKRPHQCQICKKAFKHKHHLIEHSRLHSGEKPYQCDKCGKRFSHSGSYSQHMNHRYSYCKREAEEREAAEREAREKGHLEPTELLLSRAYLQGMTPQGYPDLEDREGILREGGMNGGMRDRQKEVEGTYAKIGRREEDFEEEEEESENKSMDTDPDTLRDEEENGEHSMDDSSLDGKTETKSDHEDNMEDGM
- the LOC115179757 gene encoding zinc finger E-box-binding homeobox 2-like isoform X3, which encodes MKHEIMADGPRCKRRKQANPRRKNALNYENVMDTGSETEDEDKLLVSEEDGLLNGVGSPASLNHHDAGSPRVGHTLMTKEDEDDDMRDSGVDHVWHDNDMLHASVDGTDEMKDDYDTLGPDATLQTVGNGTVKNVVDCTSEFEEFFAKRSKLQEESLSESHSHVVSIAEYLQRGDTAIIYPEAPEGEELSRLGTPEASETNGQEENDLPPGTPDAFAQLLTCPYCDRGYKRLTSLKEHIKYRHEKNEENFACPLCNYTFAYRTQLERHMATHKPGRDQHQLLNQGAGNRKFKCTECGKAFKYKHHLKEHLRIHSGEKPYECPNCKKRFSHSGSYSSHISSKKCIGLIAVNGRMRNNMKTGSSPTSASSSPTNTAITQLRHKLENGNGKPLGHHQDQNNHHLNIKTEPLDFNDYKLMMASHGFGAPGPFMNGGMGGNSSPLGIHCSAQSPMQHLGVGIEQQLLGYPSLSNNLSEVQKVLQIVDNTVCRQKMDCKPEEISRLKAYMKELGNQIEEQKQGLASQGGHQVGLPVVSHNGATKSIIDYTLEKVNEAKACLQSLTTDSKRQISTIKREKSNHMLDLGTEDKMHENNIMFTPFSCQYCKEAFPGPIPLHQHERYLCKMNEEIKTVLQTSENLMPTKQGMFTEKHALLLSSMLSEKSPINPYKDHMSVLKAYFAMNMEPNSEELLKISIAVGLPQEFVKEWFEQRKVYQYSTPRTPPLEQQRNNHADIVLASNNHNHAPTKDSMAARSPVSLIKANDRDRNRDHHIMSPSIAELHNNVNNCENQLRLMKANTFSGHTKHMGDHSKLDHLSRSSTPSPLNLSSTSSKNSQSSSYTPNSLMSEDLNLNMNLSEQPLDLSLPKLMKEPKHAMTVKSRPKLNSTNHHDHSSVPSPREHFEEPLNLAYLKKEFEARGQNHLNGDFNKSTSPLFGMNPFGAKPMYTSLPQQTAFPPATFMSPMQASMPGLRPYPGLDQMSFLPHMAYTYATGAATFAEMQQRRKYQRKPGFQGELLDGTADYMSGLDDMTDSDSCLSRKKIKKTESGMYACDLCDKTFQKSSSLLRHKYEHTGKRPHQCQICKKAFKHKHHLIEHSRLHSGEKPYQCDKCGKRFSHSGSYSQHMNHRYSYCKREAEEREAAEREAREKGHLEPTELLLSRAYLQGMTPQGYPDLEDREGILREGGMNGGMRDRQKEVEGTYAKIGRREEDFEEEEEESENKSMDTDPDTLRDEEENGEHSMDDSSLDGKTETKSDHEDNMEDGM